A genomic segment from Microcoleus sp. FACHB-672 encodes:
- the trmFO gene encoding FADH(2)-oxidizing methylenetetrahydrofolate--tRNA-(uracil(54)-C(5))-methyltransferase TrmFO translates to MTEKQPIHVIGGGLAGTEAAWQIAQAGVPVILHEMRPNHLSQAHHTGELAELVCSNSFGAKATDRAAGLLHEELRQLGSIIIGKADEHNVPAGGALAVDRAVFSRNLTETLDAHPLIELRRDEVHQIPPDGITVLTTGPLTTYNLADDLQRFTGMEYMSFFDAASPIVVGESINFDIAFRASRYDKGDADYINCPMTKEQYLNFWREICAAEQAELKDFERETAKFFEACLPIEEMAKRGEDTMRYGPLKPVGLFDPRKKAELGDDPIEARKFKIQNCYAVVQLRQEDKAGQLWNMVGFQTNLRWGEQTRVFRMIPGLEDAEFVRMGVMHRNTFINAPQLLYPTLQFKQRPTLLAAGQLTGTEGYTAAAAGGWLAGTNAARLALGLATVKLPVTTMMGSLFEFISSAEPKHFQPMPPNFGILPELPVKIRSKQERYGKYRDRALADLAGWRDSQLTEAICS, encoded by the coding sequence AAGCAGGAGTGCCGGTAATTTTACACGAAATGCGCCCCAATCACCTCAGTCAGGCGCATCACACCGGCGAATTAGCAGAATTAGTTTGTAGTAACTCATTTGGCGCAAAAGCAACGGATCGCGCTGCCGGTTTACTTCACGAAGAATTGCGGCAACTCGGTTCAATTATTATCGGCAAAGCAGACGAACATAATGTGCCGGCAGGTGGCGCTTTGGCAGTAGATCGAGCGGTATTTAGTCGAAATTTAACAGAAACCCTCGACGCTCACCCCTTAATCGAATTGCGCCGCGACGAAGTTCACCAAATTCCCCCAGACGGGATTACTGTCCTCACAACCGGCCCGCTCACCACCTACAATTTGGCAGATGATTTGCAGCGGTTCACCGGCATGGAATACATGAGTTTTTTTGATGCCGCCAGCCCAATTGTTGTGGGAGAATCGATTAATTTTGATATCGCGTTTCGCGCCTCTCGCTACGACAAAGGCGACGCGGATTATATTAACTGCCCCATGACGAAAGAGCAGTATCTTAACTTTTGGCGCGAAATATGCGCGGCGGAGCAGGCAGAATTAAAGGATTTTGAACGGGAAACCGCGAAATTTTTTGAAGCGTGTTTGCCGATTGAAGAAATGGCCAAACGAGGCGAAGATACGATGCGCTATGGCCCATTAAAGCCGGTGGGGTTATTCGATCCCCGCAAAAAAGCCGAGTTGGGAGATGACCCCATCGAAGCGCGAAAGTTTAAAATCCAAAACTGCTACGCAGTCGTGCAATTGCGCCAAGAAGACAAAGCCGGCCAATTGTGGAATATGGTAGGCTTCCAAACGAATTTGAGATGGGGCGAACAAACACGTGTATTTCGGATGATTCCAGGCTTGGAAGACGCGGAATTTGTGCGGATGGGTGTAATGCACCGCAACACCTTTATCAATGCGCCGCAACTACTTTATCCAACCCTGCAATTTAAGCAGCGTCCAACCTTATTGGCGGCAGGACAATTAACCGGCACAGAAGGTTACACAGCAGCAGCGGCGGGTGGTTGGCTGGCGGGAACCAATGCGGCGCGGCTAGCGTTGGGGTTGGCAACTGTGAAGCTGCCGGTGACAACGATGATGGGTTCGCTGTTTGAGTTCATCAGTTCCGCTGAACCGAAGCATTTTCAACCGATGCCGCCGAATTTTGGGATTTTGCCAGAGTTGCCGGTGAAAATTCGCAGCAAGCAAGAAAGATATGGCAAGTATCGCGATCGCGCTTTGGCTGACTTAGCAGGCTGGCGGGACTCTCAGCTAACTGAGGCGATCTGTTCTTAA